In Bosea sp. PAMC 26642, the DNA window ATCATGCGCTCGCCGGCCCGTCCCAAAGCGAGCGTGATCTGGTCGCCCTTTTCACCGAGCGACCCGGTTACCCGGTCGCCGGCCTGCGAGACCGCATCGGCGATCGTCCGGCTGGCGTTTTCGAGATCCTTGGACAGGTTCTCATGCGCGCCGCTGATCGCGAACTTCACACGCTCGGCATTGCCGACGACAGCCTCGCGCTGCGTCACCAGTTCGTCGATCAGCGAACGCAGGCGGATTTCATTGTCGGCATAGGCGCGCTCCAGCGTCGCGATCTCGCCACGCACGATGGTCTCCAGCTCGCCCGCGCGGGCCACCGCGCGCTCGATGCCGTCGCCCATCGCCGCGACCTCGCGGCGGATGGTCTGGCTCAGCGAGAGAACCGAATCGGTGCCGACCACCTCCGGCTCCGCCAGCCGCAGCGCGACCTCCGTCATCGCACGGGCGACAAGTCGCATCTCCTGCGTACGGCGATAGAGCGCCGCCAGAACGAAGAAGAACACCACCGGTGCCCCGACCGCGATCGCGAGCAGCGCCCATTCGCCGAGTCCAAAGCCTGCCAGACCTTGCGGCATACCGCCTGAGAACGAGCCGAAGCGGCCCACGACGGCGAAGGCGGCGCCTGCGAGCCAGGCGACCGATGCGAACGCCGCGAGCCAGTAGGGTTTGGCAGAAGGTCGCGCCGAGAAGGCCTGGACCAAAGAGCTGGAATCGCGGCGGTCGTCATTGGCGACACGGCTCTTGTCGGGAGCGATGGCAGGACGCGGCTTTGGCTGCGGCGCGGCGACCGTCTCCTGCGCCATCACCGGCTCGACCCGCGGCAGGTCGAATTTAAGGTCGGTGTCGGACGTCGAAGGCAGTTTCGGCTCGTCGGCGAGCGTGATCTCGTCGGGGCTCTTGCCCGGCTGATCCAGCCGCAAGGCTTCCTCGATCGCGGACATGGCCGCCTCGGTCGGATCCTGGAGCCTGCTTTGCCGTGTCATGATCGCCGCCTCACCACGCTACTGTCGACAGACGCAACAACAATGCCGTGCCTTATGCCGCCGGTCGGGCCGCCTCTGACCCGGACATGACGAGGACACTGCGCCCATCATTTACTGATTGGAAGGGTAGTGGACCCCACGGATGATGGGAACCCGTTTGCCTGCATGATTCACAAACGTCGTTAACGCCTCATTCACCATGATCGCGCTTCTTAAGCGGTCAGAGTGCTGGCGCAAGGTTCGGCCCAGCCATCACTGCTACGAGCGTCCAATGCCCCAGACAGCCATCGATCTCGTCCATCTCGCCCGCCAGACCGGCGGCGATCACGCTCTGGAGCGGGAGCTTCTGGCTCTTTTCGCCCAGCAATGCGTGCGGCATTTGCGCACGATCCACGCCGGCGCGGACGCCAAGGCGAAAATGGACGCCGCCCATACGTTGAAAGGCGCCGCCCAGGCGATCGGGGCCTGGCAGGTCGCCGACGCTGCCGACGCGATCGAGCGGCATCTCGCCGAGCCCGATCCGCGCCGCGTCGAGACCGCGATGGATTCGCTTGCACTGGCGGCGGCCGAGGCGCGCGCCGCGATCTCGCGCTTCGACAGCGCTGCGTGAGGGCGAAAAGCGCTTTCCCCCTGGCCTGGAAATCATCTAAACGGAGCGCGTCTCAAGGCCGGCCGGAGTTCACGATGCCCCAGATCACCTTCATCGACGCGCAGGGCACGAGCCGAACCGTCGAGGGCGAGACCGGCTCCACGGTCATGGAAGTCGCCGTGCGCAACGCCGTCCCGGGCATCGAGGCCGAATGCGGCGGCGCCTGCGCCTGCGCCACTTGCCATGTCTATGTCGATGACACCTGGGCCGCCAAAACCGGTGCCGCCGAGTCGATGGAGGAGGACATGCTCGATTTCGCCTTCGACGTCCGCCCGACCTCGCGCCTCTCTTGCCAGATCCGGGTGCGCGACGAACTCGATGGGCTGATCGTCAGGACGCCCGCGCGCCAGGGCTGACGCCGCCTTCTGCAGCCAGCCCCGCCGCGCGACAGCACCATCCCTCCCGCGGCCCATCGCGGGTCGCCGTTGCCGCAGGCAGGTGAGCGAAACCCTCACACGTCTCTGGCCGACGGGAGCTGCCTCAATTCAGGCGCGCCTTAGGCGCTAATTTCGTCGGGCTTGCGCTGATCGATGGCATGTGCCGCGGGATCGGGCGAAGATCGATCGACTGCACCGGGAGGATGCCATGTACAAATCGATTCTGATCCCCGTCGATCTCGCCGAAGCCGATCTGGCCAAACCCGCGATCGATGCGGCGGTGGGCCTGGCCGACATCTCCGGCGGTTCGATCCGGCTGGCTTATGTCCGCTCGCTGGTGCCGGTCACCTATATGGAGTTCGTGCCGGCCGGTTTCGATTCCGAGCAGCAGGACGACGCCGAGGCCAAGCTCGCCGCCATCGCAGCCAAAATTCCGCTGCCCGAGGAGCGGGTCTCGGCAAAAGTGCTGATCGGCTCCGTCCATGGCGAGATTCTCGCCGAGGCCGACGCGCATGGCGCCGACCTGATCGTGATCGGCTCGCACGAGCCCGGGATGCTCGCCTATGTGATCGGCTCGAACGCCTCGGCTATCGTGCGGCGGGCGAAATGCTCGGTGCTGGTGGTGCGGTAGGCCGTTCAGGCCGATATACGCCCCGGCACCAGATCGTCGGGCACTGCGCCATGTGCCAGTTCGCGCGGGCGGTTGAGCTTTACCATCGGCCAGACCTGCCAGAACGAGGCGGCTGCCAGCGCCAGGCCGAGAAAGCCGGCGGTGTTCGCGCCCTGGAGAAAGGCGCG includes these proteins:
- a CDS encoding Hpt domain-containing protein is translated as MPQTAIDLVHLARQTGGDHALERELLALFAQQCVRHLRTIHAGADAKAKMDAAHTLKGAAQAIGAWQVADAADAIERHLAEPDPRRVETAMDSLALAAAEARAAISRFDSAA
- a CDS encoding 2Fe-2S iron-sulfur cluster-binding protein, with the protein product MPQITFIDAQGTSRTVEGETGSTVMEVAVRNAVPGIEAECGGACACATCHVYVDDTWAAKTGAAESMEEDMLDFAFDVRPTSRLSCQIRVRDELDGLIVRTPARQG
- a CDS encoding universal stress protein → MYKSILIPVDLAEADLAKPAIDAAVGLADISGGSIRLAYVRSLVPVTYMEFVPAGFDSEQQDDAEAKLAAIAAKIPLPEERVSAKVLIGSVHGEILAEADAHGADLIVIGSHEPGMLAYVIGSNASAIVRRAKCSVLVVR